A genomic region of Mesorhizobium sp. NZP2077 contains the following coding sequences:
- a CDS encoding biotin transporter BioY: MTDIAFSSHKPSFSPLRLQDRSLAWQVGAVALGTLFLALSSYIEVPMVPVPVTMQTFAVTLIGALYGWRLGAITIAAWLVEGAVGFPVLAGGAAGVAHFVGPTGGYLFAFPVTGALVGWLSERGWNGNRVVLAFAAMLLGNLACLVLGTAWLAVMIGAEKAITFGFLPFIVGGLLKSALGAATLMALRGSRAKPANP; encoded by the coding sequence ATGACAGACATCGCATTCTCGTCCCACAAGCCGTCCTTCAGCCCGCTCAGGCTCCAGGATCGCTCGCTCGCCTGGCAGGTTGGAGCCGTCGCGCTTGGCACGCTGTTCCTGGCGCTGTCATCCTACATCGAAGTGCCGATGGTGCCTGTCCCCGTGACTATGCAGACCTTCGCCGTGACGCTGATTGGCGCGCTTTATGGCTGGCGGCTTGGCGCTATCACCATCGCCGCCTGGCTGGTCGAGGGCGCGGTCGGCTTTCCGGTTCTGGCCGGAGGCGCTGCCGGCGTGGCACATTTCGTCGGACCGACGGGCGGCTATCTCTTTGCTTTCCCGGTCACCGGCGCGCTGGTCGGCTGGCTGTCCGAACGCGGCTGGAACGGCAACAGGGTTGTGCTTGCCTTCGCCGCCATGCTGCTCGGCAATCTTGCCTGTCTGGTGCTTGGAACGGCATGGCTCGCCGTCATGATCGGCGCTGAGAAGGCCATCACCTTCGGCTTCCTGCCGTTCATCGTCGGCGGTTTGCTGAAGTCGGCGCTCGGTGCGGCGACTCTGATGGCGCTTCGCGGCAGCAGGGCGAAGCCGGCCAATCCGTGA
- a CDS encoding GntR family transcriptional regulator: MAKGTDDTIAVRISKALADRIISGAIEPGARLRQDHVAEEFHTSHVPVREAFRRLEAQGLAVSEPRRGVRVAAFDLGEVKEVAEMRAALEVLALRHAAPHLTSAILDLAEEATKAGDKSRDVRSWEEANRVFHRLILAPCAMPRLLATIDDLHAASARFLFAAWRSEWETRTDQDHRAILTALRQGNTESAAATLGRHVQWIGRKPVKTASGATREAFAIVG, translated from the coding sequence ATGGCGAAAGGCACGGACGACACCATCGCGGTGCGCATCAGCAAGGCGCTGGCGGACCGCATCATCTCCGGCGCGATAGAGCCTGGGGCGCGGCTGCGCCAGGATCATGTCGCCGAGGAGTTCCACACCAGCCATGTTCCGGTGCGCGAGGCCTTCCGCCGCCTCGAGGCGCAGGGCCTGGCCGTCAGCGAGCCGCGCCGCGGCGTGCGTGTCGCGGCTTTCGATCTCGGCGAGGTCAAGGAGGTCGCCGAAATGCGGGCCGCCCTCGAAGTGCTGGCGCTGCGCCATGCCGCGCCGCATCTGACGTCAGCCATTCTCGATCTCGCCGAGGAAGCGACCAAGGCTGGCGACAAATCCCGCGACGTCCGGTCATGGGAGGAAGCCAACCGCGTCTTTCATCGGCTGATCCTGGCGCCATGCGCCATGCCGCGCCTGCTCGCCACCATCGATGATCTGCATGCCGCCAGCGCCCGCTTTCTGTTCGCGGCATGGCGCTCGGAGTGGGAGACGCGCACCGACCAGGACCATCGCGCGATCTTGACCGCGTTGCGGCAAGGAAACACCGAATCGGCCGCCGCGACGCTGGGACGGCATGTCCAGTGGATCGGCCGCAAGCCGGTCAAGACGGCCTCCGGCGCGACCCGCGAAGCCTTCGCGATCGTGGGTTAG